A genomic region of Mus musculus strain C57BL/6J chromosome 7, GRCm38.p6 C57BL/6J contains the following coding sequences:
- the Tpbgl gene encoding trophoblast glycoprotein-like precursor: MAPRAGQRGLWSPLPGLLLLAAALSRPAAPCPFQCYCFGSPRLMLRCASGAELRQPPRDVPPDARNLTIVGANLTVLRAAAFAGGGEGATDGVRLPLLTALRLTHNNIEVVEDGAFDGLPSLAALDLSHNPLRALGYRAFRGLPALRSLQLNHALARGSPGMLDALDAALAPLAELRLLGLVGNALSRLPLAALRLPRLEQLDARVNALAGLGPDELSALERDGDLPQPRLLLADNPLSCGCTSRPLLAWLHNATERVPDARRLRCASPRVLLDRPLIDLDEARLGCSDGDAHESGEGIDVAGPELEASYVFFGLVLALIGLIFLMVLYLNRRGIQRWMHNLREACRDQMEGYHYRYEQDADPRRAPAPAAPAGSRATSPGSGL; encoded by the coding sequence ATGGCCCCGCGCGCGGGACAGCGGGGGCTCTGGAGCCCGCTGCCAGGGCTGCTGCTCTTGGCGGCGGCGCTGAGCCGGCCCGCCGCGCCCTGTCCCTTCCAGTGTTACTGCTTCGGCAGCCCCCGGTTAATGTTGCGCTGCGCGTCGGGCGCGGAGCTCCGGCAGCCGCCCCGGGACGTGCCACCCGACGCGCGCAACCTCACCATCGTGGGCGCCAACCTGACCGTGCTGCGCGCCGCAGCCTTCGCGGGAGGGGGCGAGGGGGCGACGGACGGCGTGCGCCTACCGCTCCTTACCGCGCTGCGCCTCACACACAACAACATCGAGGTAGTAGAGGACGGTGCCTTCGACGGGTTGCCCAGCCTGGCGGCACTCGACCTAAGCCACAACCCGCTACGCGCCCTGGGCTACCGCGCCTTTCGCGGGCTGCCTGCGCTGCGCTCACTACAGCTCAATCACGCGCTGGCTCGAGGCAGCCCCGGGATGCTGGATGCACTGGACGCCGCTCTGGCCCCCCTGGCCGAGCTTCGCCTGCTGGGCTTGGTAGGCAACGCGCTGAGCCGCCTGCCACTCGCCGCGCTGCGCCTGCCCCGCCTGGAGCAGCTGGATGCGCGTGTCAACGCGCTGGCCGGCCTGGGCCCGGACGAGCTGAGCGCGCTTGAGCGCGATGGCGACCTGCCCCAGCCGCGCCTGCTGCTGGCGGACAACCCACTGAGCTGTGGGTGCACCTCGCGCCCCCTGCTGGCCTGGCTGCACAACGCCACCGAGCGCGTACCCGACGCGCGCCGCCTGCGCTGCGCTTCCCCGCGCGTACTGTTGGACCGGCCTCTGATAGACCTGGACGAGGCGCGACTAGGTTGCTCCGACGGCGATGCACACGAGAGCGGGGAAGGGATAGACGTCGCCGGCCCGGAGTTGGAAGCCTCTTACGTCTTCTTCGGGCTGGTGCTGGCACTCATCGGCCTCATCTTCCTCATGGTGCTCTACCTAAACCGCCGCGGCATCCAACGCTGGATGCACAATTTGCGCGAGGCCTGCAGAGATCAGATGGAGGGCTACCACTACCGCTACGAGCAGGATGCAGACCCACGCCGCGCGCCTGCTCCGGCCGCCCCTGCCGGCTCCCGGGCCACTTCTCCAGGCTCGGGTCTCTGA